One genomic segment of Desmodus rotundus isolate HL8 chromosome 5, HLdesRot8A.1, whole genome shotgun sequence includes these proteins:
- the LOC112303108 gene encoding regenerating islet-derived protein 3-gamma-like has protein sequence MLPPVALPSVSWLLLSCLMLLSQVQGEDSKKKLPFPRTSCPKGSYTFSSHCYALFTSPKSWIDADIACQKRPSGFLVSVLSGAEASFLASLVKNNLKYSPYVWIGLHDPTQGYEPNAGGWEWSSTDVMNYFAWERDPATITSPAFCGSLSQSSGYLLWKDYDCNQKLPYICKFKG, from the exons ATGCTGCCTCCCGTGGCCCTCCCCAGCGTGTCCTGGCTGCTGCTCTCCTGCCTGATGCTCCTGTCTCAGGTGCAAG GTGAAGATTCCAAGAAGAAACTGCCCTTTCCACGGACCAGCTGTCCCAAAGGCTCCTATACCTTTAGCTCACATTGCTATGCCTTGTTTACGAGTCCAAAATCCTGGATTGATGCAGAT ATTGCCTGCCAGAAGCGACCCTCAGGATTCCTTGTGTCTGTGCTCAGTGGAGCGGAGGCATCCTTCCTGGCCTCTCTGGTCAAGAACAATTTGAAATACTCCCCATACGTCTGGATTGGGCTCCATGATCCCACACAG GGCTATGAGCCCAATGCAGGTGGATGGGAGTGGAGTAGTACTGATGTGATGAATTACTTTGCCTGGGAGAGAGACCCTGCCACCATCACAAGCCCCGCCTTCTGTGGGAGCCTGTCACAAAGCTCAG GTTATCTGTTATGGAAAGATTATGACTGCAACCAGAAGTTACCTTATATCTGCAAGTTCAAGGGTTAG